Below is a window of Rhodopseudomonas sp. P2A-2r DNA.
TGACCGGCGCCGGGTCGATATGGAACGCGCAAGGCGTGGCTGTCGGTTTTGATGGTACGGGCACGCTTTCGCTTCTCAATGGCGGCGCAGTCATGAGCGCAGCTGGGTATTCGGTCGCCTTGGGGAACTCTCTTGGTTCTTCGGGTGTGGTGACGGTCGATGGGACAGGTTCGACCTTGTCCGGCGCCAGTTTTGTTGTCGGTGACGCCGGGAACGGCACGTTGACGGTATCGAACGGCGGCACGGTGTTGACCACCCAATTTGGCAGCATCATCGGCAAAAGCGCGGGCTCTGTCGGCAATGCGACAATCACCGGAGCTGGGTCAAGCTGGGCCCACACAGGCACAAGCGGCTTCTGGGTCGGTCAGGACGGCACCGGTACGCTGACGATTGCAAATGGCGGAAAGGTGTCGGTCGCCACCGACGCTGTCCTGGGTTATCAGGCAGACGGGGTCGGCACGGTGACGGTCACCGGCGCCGGCTCGGTCTGGAACGCCGCGAGCATCACCGTCGGGCGCCTGGGTGCCGGCACGCTGAACATCCTGAATGGTGCGGCCGTCACCAGCACTCCTCGCCGCTGACGCTCGGTGAGCAAGCCGGCGGCATCGGCGCGGTCACCGTCGATGGTACCGGGTCGACCCTGACGGTCGCCAACATGACCGTCGGCAGCGACGGCGCCGGCACGCTGACGGTGTCGAATGGCGCCACGGTCACAGCCACATCATTCGTGAACTATATCGGGCAGAACGCAGGCTCGGTCGGCACGGCAACGATCACGGGTCCGGGCTCCCGCCTGATCGTCGAGAACAATGGGCTCATTGTCGGTGGGGCTGGCGACGGCACGCTGACGATTGCCAATGGCGCTGTCGTATCGACGAGCGGCAATCTGATCCTCGGGTCCCAGGCCGGCTCGGTGGGCACCCTCAATATCGGCGCCGGCATCGGCGCGGCCGCGGTGGCGCCGGGCACGCTCGATATGGGTAGTCAGAGGATCGTCTTCGCCAACGGCAACGGCGCGATCAATTTCAACCACACTGGCAGCAACTACGCTTTCGATGCCGAGATCAACGGGTTTAGCGGGCGTGGCACCATCAACCAGATCGCCGGCACGACAATCCTGACAGCAGATTCCAGCGTCTTCACCGGCGCGACCAATGTGACTGGCGGCCGGCTCGCCGTGAACGGATCTCTCGCCGGCTCCATCGTGACTGTGTCGGGCGGCATCCTCGGCGGTACCGGCACTGTCGGCGGCATTGTCGCCAACAGCGGCGGCACCGTCGGGCCCGGCAATTCGATTGGCACGCTGAACGTCAACGGCAGTGTCAGCTTTGCGGCGGGATCGACCTATCAGGTCGAGACCAACGCGGCGGGCCAGTCGGACAGGATCGTTGCTTCGGGAAGCGCGACGCTGAACGGCGGCACGGTGGTCGCCTCTGGCGCCGCGCCGATCGGCACGAAGTACACCATCCTCTCGGCAGCCGGCGGCATCACTGGCGCCTTTGCCGGCGCGAGCGCCGCGACCGCGACGCCGTTCCTGGCCTATGGCCTCAGCTACGATGCCACCAGCGTCTATCTCACCCAAAACCGCAGCGCCGTGACGTTTGCCTCGGCGGGATCGACCCGCAACCAGATCGCCACCGGCGGCGGCGCCGATGGCTTGCCGCTCGGCGGTCCACTGGCCGGTGCGCTGGTGCAGCTCAACGTGGCGCAGGCCCGCAATGCGTTCGACCAGCTCTCCGGCGAAGTGCATGCGTCGGCCAAGGGTGTGATGATCGAGGACAGCCGGTTCGTTCGCGAAGCCGCGGTGGACCGCCTGCGCGCCGCGTTTGACAGCGTCGGCGCCGGCGGCGCGCCGGTCACCACCTATGTCAACGGCAGGCCCGTGCTCGCGGCTGCCAGCGCCCCGGGCATCGCGGTGTGGGGCCGCGGCTTCGGCTCCTGGGGCCAATGGAATGGCGACGGCAGCGCTGCCACGCTCAAGCGCGACATCGGCGGTTTCCTGGCCGGCGCCGACGCGCCCCTCATCGATGGCTGGCGGGTCGGCATGGTCGGTGGCTACAGCCGCTCGAATTTTCGCGTCGCCGATCGCAGCTCGTCCGGCGCGAGCGACAACTATCATGTCGGCCTCTACGGCGGCACGCAGTGGGGCGATCTCGCCTTCCGCTCCGGACTCGCCTTCACGTGGCACGATATCGCGACCAGCCGCTCGGTCGCGTTTCCGGGCTTCGGCGGGACGCTCGCCGCCGACTATAGCGCCGTCACCACCCAGGGCTTCGGCGAACTCGGCTATCGCATCCGCGCCGGGCAGACGCCGCTGGGGACGCTCGACTTCGAGCCTTTCGCCAACCTCGCTTATGCCAGCCTGTCGTCCGACGGCTTCACCGAGCGAGGCGGCGCCGCGGCGCTCACCAGCCGGGGCGACACCACCGGCGTGACCTTCACCACGCTCGGCCTGCGCGCCTCGAGCGGCCTTGTCGTCGGCAACGGTGTCACCGCCACCACGCGCGGCATGCTCGGCTGGCGCCATGGCTTCGGCGCTACCACGCCGGTGGCGACCATGGCCTTCGCCGGCGGCTCGGCCTTCGGCATCGCCGGCGTGCCGATCGCGCGGGACGGCGCCGTCGCCGATCTCGGCTTCGACGTGAACCTCACGCCCAACGCCGCGCTCGGCCTCAGCTACGCCAGCCAGTTCGGCTCCGGCGTCACCGACCACACCCTGCGTGGCAACTTTGCGGTGAGGTTCTGAGGTCTGTCGCGACTGCGGCGGAATGCCTTGGTGGTCTGGAAGCGCGTTCTTGCGCGTCGTGCTCACGTATTTCGACGCGCGATCAAAAGACGTGGGCGCGCTTCGCATTGCCCACCCCACGCTTGCTGTATTGGTATGATCTACTTAGGCCTCGTTTGGTGAACGATAAACTTGGCGCGTTCGTAAAGTTCGTCAAACGTAATAATCTCCAGATTTAATATGTTCCGACGAAACAGTTCAAACGATCGAAATTGCTCGTGGTTTACGCCGTGGTCGCCCACAAGTGATGCCAAGTTACCAATCACGAGGTAAAACGACTTCATCTTTAATAGATGCGAATGCATAAGCGTCGGGTGATTCGATCGATTTCGATGCAATTCGAACCTTTCGATCCTGTTGCCCAAATGCTTTTAAGCTGGGGCTGATATAGGTCTTGCCCGGCTTTGGATTCTGGTAGTTGTCCATAGGGGTTTGACACCGTGGGTTAGGCAGAATGGCAGGGGTCGAGCGCGAACTCATCCTATGGCCTTCCATTATTCTTCGCTAAATTTCTTTGATTGACTAAAATCCTAAAATGAGTCATATCTGTCGTTACCTCATCCCACTGAGGGGCGTTTCCTGGGACGCTTGGAAATGTGGGGCGGGGGTGGCGCCTGCGGGCGTGGGGAGGACGTCTCCTTGCGCACTCGGGAGGCCTCGGGTCGCCGTCCGGCCCCACTACGGGGGTCTGCCGCTCTTTGCCGGCTGGACGCGGACAGGGAAAGGCGGGAAAATCCCGCTGGAAGCTGTCCCGGAAGCACGGCCCCGGGGACATAAATCGCCACGGTGGAGCGTCGAAAGGCGTTTCCGCGGCCTCTGCTCCCGATGCGTCGGGATCACGCTGCGGCCACTACACAAGTCGCGCCTTTCGGCGCTCCGCCTCCCTCATGTCGGGAGGCTCCCTGACAAGACCTTCACGCAAAGCATTTTGCGGGCACAGCACAGGCTTGCCCGGTCGCGCGCGGAGCCGCGCTTCACTCAGCACAAGAGAGGAGATCGGAGCATGACGACACTGCAATGGGACGTCGAGCACCTGCGTGACCGGGCGCGGGATCGGCGGGAAACGGAGCTCGAAAAACAGAGGGAAGCGGACTGGCAGGAGGCGGGATACAGCACCGAACGCATGCTGTCTGAGACCAGGCGCGGCACGACGTGCTGCCCGAGTCGGAAATGTCGCCGCGCCCGGCGTTGCCTGTGGCAGGCGCCGATCTGCGCGCCCCTGCTGTTGTTTCGGGTGTCGGCGGACCGCAAGCGGAGGATCACCGAGCACTTCTATACCGAGATCCAGCTGCGGCGGCGGGCGGCGGTTCTGGGCGAGGATGCGAAGGCGTGATGACGACACGCTCTGGTGTCCCGGACGCGGTGCAGCGTTCTCAGGCGATGCGCACCACGCCGCAACGGCGGCGCGTTGCGCAATATCCGGGGCACGAGACCGCGTGGCTATCCGCCATCCAGCGCGGCCAGCCGGTCGGCTTCGGCAATGTCGTCCATGGTGTTGGCGTTGAAGAACGGATCGAGCGGCGTGACGGGCCATGTCACCGTGGCCAGGCGATATCGTGCGGTCCAGCGATCGATCTTTCTGATGTCCTCGACCACCAGCGCGTGGCGCAGCTCGGCGCGCAGGCTGACGCTCCACAACCCGATCACCGGATGGCTTTGTCCGTCGGAGGCGGCGACCGCGAGCTGCGCATTCTCTGCGGTCAACGTCGCGTGCAGACGGGCCACCAGATCGCGCGGCAGAAACGGGCAGTCGGCGGCGGCGCTGAGGATGTGTTCGACATCGGGGCGATGTTCTGCGGTCCAGTCGAGCGCGGCGAGAATGCCGGCGAGGGGGCCGGGAAAATCCGCGACGCTGTCGGCAATCACGGGCAGGCGGAACGCCGCAAAGCGCGCGGGATCACCATTGGCGTTGAGAATGAGTCCATCGCATTGCGGCGCGAGCCGCGCGATGACGCGCGCCAAGATGGTCTTGCCACCGATCTCGCGCATCGGCTTGTCGCCGCCGCCCATGCGTCGCGCCAGTCCGCCGGCCAGCAGCACGCCCGGAATTTTCACCATCTCAGTCATCCCTGTCGCCGCCCTTGCGTTTGCTGCGCATGGATTCCTCGGCGACGAAATCGAGGTTCTGGTCGAACACGATGCGCTCCTGCCCGGACAGAGCGATGAAGCGCTTGCCCTTCGCGCGGCCGACCAGTGTCAGTCCGACCTGCCGCGCAAGATCGACGCCCCATGCGGTGAAGCCGGAGCGCGACACCAAAATCGGAATCCCCATGCGCACCGTCTTGATGATCATCTCGGAGGTCAGCCGCCCGGTGGTGTAGAGGATCTTGTCGGCGGGATCGACATGGTGGCGGAACATCCAGCCGGCGATCTTGTCGACTGCATTGTGGCGGCCGACATCCTCGGTGTAGCAGACGGGCTTGCCCTGCTGGCACAGCACGCAGCCATGGATCGCGCCGGCCTCGAGATACAGCGACGGCATGGTGTTGATGGTGTGGGTCATCTCGTAGAGCCACGATGTCCGCAACTCGGCCTTGGGCAGTGCCACGCTCTCGACGGCTTCGAGAAGATCGCCGAACGCGGTGCCCTGCGCGCAGCCGGAGGTCTGCGTGCGCTTCTTCAGCTTGGCCTCGAAATTGGTGTGGTGCTCGGTGCGCACCACGACCACTTCGAGATCGTCGTCATATTCGACCTCGGTGACCACGTCGTCATATTTCAGCATGTTCTGGTTCAACAGGTAGCCGAGCGCCAGATATTCCGGGTAGTCGCCGATCGTCATCATGGTGACGATCTCCTGGGCGTTGAGATACAGCGTCAGCGGCCGCTCCACGGGAACATTGGTCTCGATGGCCGCGCCGGTCTGGTCGATGCCTGCCACGCGCTCGGTCAGCCGCGGGTCGCGCGGATTGGGGACGATCAGAGGGGCCGTTGCTTCGCTGGCTTTGCTGCTGGGTTGGGTCATGGCTGCTCATATGACATTCCGGTCCGGACGGATATAAGCACGGAAACGGCAATTGTCCGGGCGGAGTGCGGAATGAAGGTGATTGGACTGGCAGGCTGGAGCGGCGCCGGCAAGACCACGCTGCTGGCGCGGCTGATTCCGCATTTCATTGCGCAGGGATTGCGGGTCTCGACCATCAAGCACGCCCACCATGCCTTCGACGTCGATGTTCCCGGCAAGGATTCCTGGGTGCATCGCGAGGCCGGCGCCAGCGAGGTGCTGGTGTCGTCGAGCCAGCGTTTTGCCCTGATGCACGAATTGCGCGGCGCGGCTGAACCCAAGCTGCCGGAGCTGCTGACGAAGCTGACGCCGGTCGATCTGGTGCTGGTCGAGGGCTTCAAGACCGATCCGCACCGCAAGATCGAGGTGCATCGCGCCGGCAACGGCAAGGCGCTGCTGTTCCCCAACGATCCGGCCATCGTCGGCGTCGCCAGCGACATCGACGTGATCACCGACCTGCCGGTGGCGCATCTCGACGATATCCAGGCGATCGCCAATATGATGCTGGCGCTGGCGATGGACATCGACGCCGTGCTGGCGATGGAGGCCTGAGCGATGGCGCAACTGTCGGACGATTGCTTTGCCTTTGGCGGGCCGCTGATGTCGGTGGACGAGGCGGTGGCGATCATCGCCGCGCGGGTCGCGGCAATCGGGGACGTGGAGCGTGTCGACCTGATGCAGGCCGATGGCCGCATCCTTGCCGCCGATCTCAAGGCGCCGTTGCCGCTGCCGCCGTTCACCAATTCCGCGGTCGACGGCTATGCGGTGCGCCACAGCGATCTCACCGGCGCCGCAGCCCAGGCGTTTCCGCTGAACGGGCGCGTGCAGGCCGGTGCATCGGCGCAGTCGCTTGCGGCGGCTGCGGCCATGCGCATCTTCACGGGCGCGCCGATGCCCGAGGGCGCCGACACGGTGTTCATGCAGGAGGACGTGCAGCTCGACGCGGAGGGCCGCGTGGTGTTGCCGCCCGGTCTCAAGCCCGGCGCCAATGTGCGGCCGGCGGGCGAGGACATCGCGCAAGGCACCGCCGCGCTGCAGGCCGGTCAGCGGCTGCGACCGCAGGACGTGGCGCTGGTCGCGGCGTTCGGCCTGAAAGAGGTCGACGTGATCAGGCGGATCCGCGTCGCGGTGTTCTCCACCGGCAACGAGCTGCTGTCGCCCGGCGATGCGCCCGGCGCCGCGCAACAATTCGACTCCAACCGCTTCATGCTGCAGGCGCTGCTGCGACGGCTCGGCTGCGATGTCAGCGACCTCGGCATCATCCGCGACGACCGCGCCGCGCTCGCGTCGTCGTTGCGGGATGCCGCCGGCGCGCACGATCTGATCCTCACCTCCGGCGGCGTCTCCACCGGCGAGGAGGATCACGTCAAGGCTGCCGTGGAAAGCGTCGGCTCGCTGGTGCTGTGGCGGATGGCCATCAAGCCGGGCCGGCCGGTGGCCATGGGGATCATATCAGGCACGCCGTTCATCGGCCTGCCCGGCAATCCGGTCGCGAGTTTTGTGACCTTCGCTTATGTGGTGCGGCCGACCGTGTTCGCGCTCGCCGGTGCAATGCAGCAAAAGCTCACGCCGATGCCGCTGCGCGCGGGCTTCAGCTACACAAAGAAGATTGGCCGCCGCGAATATGTCCGCGTCCATCTGCGTCGCGGCGACGACGGCGCGCTGGAAGCGGTCAAGTTCCCGCGCGAGGGCGCCGGGCTGCTGTCGTCGCTGGTGGAGACCGACGGGCTGGTGGAACTCGGCGAGGACGTCACCTCGGTGAAACCCGGCGCCATGGTCGGCTTCCTCGCTTACGCCAGTCTCTGTTGAGGGATGCCGATCTCATGACCACCACCACCCTCGACCTCTCCGGCCTGAAATGCCCGCTGCCGGCGCTGAAGACGCGCAAGGCGCTGAAATCGCTGGCGCCCGGCGACCGGCTCGAAGTGCACTGCACCGATCCGCTGGCGGTGATCGATATCCCGGCGCTGATCCAGCAGACCGGCGACCGCGTCGACATCACCGAACGTAGCGAAAGCAAAATCGTGTTCCTGATCGAAAAAGCGGGCGACGTCCTGTCGGCTTAAGTTCCGCGGCGTCCATTGCGATGGTACCCGGGTCACGTCAGATCTCCGGTTGATAGCGATTCAGTATCGCAGCATGAAAATCGCTTATTGATCTTTGGATTGATTCTTATTCTCCTTAAGTTTGCTGGGAATGGCGCGACCTATCTGAAAACATCAGACGCAACGACAGACACGCTCGCAAAGAGCGGCTGCAGGGGAGGAATCGATGACGACATACGGCAACGCTGGGACATTGTCCGGCGGCTCTGCGGGAGTTCTCGACCGCGAGCGCATCATTGCGACGGCAGGCTACAATCGCTGGCTGGTACCGCCGGCCGCGCTGTGCATCCATCTGTGCATCGGCATGGCCTATGGCTTCAGCGTGTTCTGGCTGCCGCTGTCGCGCGCCATCGGCCTGTCGGCGCCGAAGGTCTGCGGCGACATGACGATCTTCCAGGAGCTGGTTACCACCACCTGCGACTGGCGCGTCGCGAGCCTCGGCTGGATGTACACCTTGTTCTTCGTGCTGCTCGGCGTCTCCGCAGCGATCTGGGGCGGCTGGCTGGAACGTTCCGGCCCGCGCAAGGCCGGCTTCGTCTCGGCGCTGTGCTGGTGCGGCGGCCTCGTGCTCGGGGCGATCGGCGTCTACACCCATCAATTGTGGCTGCTGTGGCTCGGTTCCGGCGTGATTGGCGGCATCGGCCTCGGCCTCGGTTACATCTCGCCGGTGTCGACGCTGGTGAAGTGGTTCCCGGATCGTCGCGGCATGGCGACCGGCATGGCGATCATGGGCTTCGGCGGCGGCGCCATGATCGGCGCTCCCTGGCCAACCTGCTGATGAACTACTTCAAGACGCCGACCGATGTCGGCGTCTGGCAGACCTTCCTGGCCATGGGCGTCATCTACTTCGTGTTCATGATGATCGGCGCGTTCTCCTATCGCCTCGCGCCGCCGAACTGGCGTCCGGAAGGTTGGACCCCGCCGGAGAAGTCCAATGCCATGATCACCGAGCATCATGTGCATCTCGACAATGCCCATAAGACCAAGCAGTTCTGGCTGATCTGGGCGGTGCTCTGCCTCAACGTGTCGGCGGGCATCGGCGTCATCGGCATGGCCTCGCCGATGCTGCAGGAGATCTTTGCCGGCAAGCTGATCGGGGTTCCCGACCTGTCCTTCAACCAGCTCTCCGGTGAGCAGAAGACGGCGATCGCGGCGATTGCCGCCGGCTTCGCCGGGCTGCTGTCGCTGTTCAACATCGGCGGCCGGTTCTTCTGGGCCTCGCTGTCCGACAAGATGGGACGCAAGAACACCTACTACACGTTCTTCATCCTCGGCATCGTGCTCTATGCGCTCGCCCCGACCTTCGCGGCGATGGGCAGCAAGGTGCTGTTCGTGCTGGCCTTCGGCATCATCCTGTCGATGTATGGCGGCGGCTTCGCCACGGTGCCGGCCTATCTCGCCGACATCTTCGGCACCCAGTTCGTCGGCGCCATCCACGGCCGGCTGCTGACGGCCTGGGCGACGGCGGGCATCATCGGCCCGGTGGTGGTGAACTACATCCGCGAGTTCCAGATTGCGGCCGGCGTGCCGCGGGCGCAGGTCTATGACTTCACCATGTACATTCTGGCCGGAATGCTGGTGCTGGGCCTGATCTGCAATGCGCTGGTCAAGCCGCTGGCCGACCACTGGTTCATGAAGCCGGAGGAGGTGGCCGCCCTGCAGGCCAAGGGCGCCACCGCCAACAGCGGCGGCGGTTCCTACGGCATCGGCAAGGGCGGTTTCGACGCCAGCGCCGCGGCATTCTGGGCGTTTGTGGGAATTCCACTGGCCTGGGGCGTCTGGAAGACGCTGGAAAGCGCGCTCAAGATCTTCTGATCTGATACGCGAGGCGCGGGCGGCAGAGGATCTCTGTCGTCCGCGCCGTCATCTTTCATTCGATGGATCCAATGACACCCGGGGGAATTGATATGTTTCGTACCGTCACCTGCACGCTCGTCGCGCTGTTCGTCGCGGGCTCGCTGGTCTCCGCATCCGCGCAGACCGCAGCGCCCGCCACCGAAAAGCCGGCCAAGATGAAGCTCACGCGCCAGAGCCTGAAGGACATGCGTACCAAGTGGAGCGCGAACAAAGGCAAGCTCGCGGGCTGCCGCAAGGAAGTGAAGTCCAGGGGACTGGCTGGCGACGATCGCTGGTTCTACATCGAAGAATGCATGGGCAAGAGCTGAAACAAGCGCTGAGATCGGTTTGCATCTGCAATGCGGTGAACCACGGGGGCATGTCGGCGGACCGGCATGCCCCGGACGTTTTAAAGGCCCATTCGCTATTGGCATCTGGCATGCCACAGTTTAGAGTTGCTCCAAACTAACGCGGGATGAATCTTGATGAGCCACGACGCGATCACCGTCCGTCCGTTCGAACATCCCGGCGAAGGTCGGCGTCGCGCCAAGTCGACGCCGAAGGGCCGGCAGATCGATCCGCAGGCTGCCCACGAGATCGAGCAGTTGCTCGGTGACCGGCCGCGTCGCCGCGACCTGCTGATCGAACATCTGCATTTGATCCAGGACAAGTATGGCCAGATCTCTGCGGCGCATCTTGCAGCCCTTGCCGACGAGATGAAGCTGGCCTTCGCCGAAGTGTTCGAGACCGCGACCTTCTACGCGCATTTCGATGTGGTGAAAGAGGGCGAGCCGGACATCGCGCCGCTGACCATCCGCGTCTGTGACTCGCTGACCTGTTCGCTGTTCGGCGCCGAACGGCTGATGCAGGAATTGCAGAACAGCACCGGTCCGGGCGTGCGCGTGGTGCGTGCGCCGTGCACCGGCCGTTGCAACACCGCGCCGACCGTCGAGGTCGGCCACCACTTCGTCGATCACGCCGACCTGCCCAAGGTGCTTGCCGCTGTTGCCGAGGGGCACACGCACACTGATATGCCCGCTTACGTCGATTACGATGCCTATGCGGCCGATGGCGGCTACAGGCTGCTGCAGCGCGTCCGCTCGGGCGAACTCACACGCGACGATCTGCTGAAGGCGCTGGACGATGCCAGTCTGCGCGGCCTCGGCGGCGCCGGCTTTCCGACCGGTCGGAAGTGGCGTGCGGTGCTCGGCGAACCCGGTCCGCGGCTGATGGCAATCAATGGCGACGAGGGCGAGCCCGGCACCATCAAGGACCGCTATTATCTGGAGACCGATCCGCACCGCTTCATCGAGGGCATGCTGATCGGCGCCCATGTGGTCGAGGCGGCTGAGATCTACATCTATCTGCGCGACGAATATCCGGCGTCTCGCGAAATTCTCGCGCGCGAAATTGCAAAACTGCCGCCGGGCGGTCCCGTGCTGCATCTGCGCCGCGGTGCCGGTGCCTATATCTGCGGCGAGGAATCCGCGCTGCTGGAAAGCATCGAGGGCAAGCGCGGCCTGCCGCGGCACAAGCCGCCCTATCCGTTCCAGGTCGGGCTCTTCGGGCTGCCGACCCTGATCAATAATATCGAAACCCTGTGGTGGGTGCGCGACGTCGTCGAAAAGGGCGCGGCGTGGTGGAACAGCCACGGCCGCAACGAGCGCAAAGGCCTGCGCAGCTATTCGGTGTCGGGTCGCGTCAAGAACACCGGCGTGAAACTGGCGCCGGCCGGCATCACCGTGCGCGAGCTGATCGACGAATATTGCGGCGGCATGGCCGACGGCCACAGTTTTCACGCGTATCTTCCTGGCGGCGCGTCGGGCGGCATTCTGCCGGCGGCGATGGACGACATCCCGCTCGATTTCGGCACGCTGGAAAAATACGGCTGTTTCATCGGCTCCGCCGCGGTCATCATCCTGTCCGACAAGGACGACGTGAAGGCGGCGGCGCTCAACCTGATGAAGTTCTTCGAGGATGAAAGCTGCGGCCAGTGCACGCCGTGCCGGGTCGGAACCCAGAAGGCCGCCTTGCTGATGCAGCAGCCGGTCTGGAACCGCGGCCTGCTCGACGAATTGAGCCAGGCGATGCGCGACGCGTCGATCTGCGGCCTCGGTCAGGCCGCCTCCAATCCGCTTTCCACCGTGATTAAA
It encodes the following:
- a CDS encoding autotransporter domain-containing protein, whose protein sequence is MTVANMTVGSDGAGTLTVSNGATVTATSFVNYIGQNAGSVGTATITGPGSRLIVENNGLIVGGAGDGTLTIANGAVVSTSGNLILGSQAGSVGTLNIGAGIGAAAVAPGTLDMGSQRIVFANGNGAINFNHTGSNYAFDAEINGFSGRGTINQIAGTTILTADSSVFTGATNVTGGRLAVNGSLAGSIVTVSGGILGGTGTVGGIVANSGGTVGPGNSIGTLNVNGSVSFAAGSTYQVETNAAGQSDRIVASGSATLNGGTVVASGAAPIGTKYTILSAAGGITGAFAGASAATATPFLAYGLSYDATSVYLTQNRSAVTFASAGSTRNQIATGGGADGLPLGGPLAGALVQLNVAQARNAFDQLSGEVHASAKGVMIEDSRFVREAAVDRLRAAFDSVGAGGAPVTTYVNGRPVLAAASAPGIAVWGRGFGSWGQWNGDGSAATLKRDIGGFLAGADAPLIDGWRVGMVGGYSRSNFRVADRSSSGASDNYHVGLYGGTQWGDLAFRSGLAFTWHDIATSRSVAFPGFGGTLAADYSAVTTQGFGELGYRIRAGQTPLGTLDFEPFANLAYASLSSDGFTERGGAAALTSRGDTTGVTFTTLGLRASSGLVVGNGVTATTRGMLGWRHGFGATTPVATMAFAGGSAFGIAGVPIARDGAVADLGFDVNLTPNAALGLSYASQFGSGVTDHTLRGNFAVRF
- a CDS encoding DUF4263 domain-containing protein; protein product: MHSHLLKMKSFYLVIGNLASLVGDHGVNHEQFRSFELFRRNILNLEIITFDELYERAKFIVHQTRPK
- the mobA gene encoding molybdenum cofactor guanylyltransferase MobA, with product MVKIPGVLLAGGLARRMGGGDKPMREIGGKTILARVIARLAPQCDGLILNANGDPARFAAFRLPVIADSVADFPGPLAGILAALDWTAEHRPDVEHILSAAADCPFLPRDLVARLHATLTAENAQLAVAASDGQSHPVIGLWSVSLRAELRHALVVEDIRKIDRWTARYRLATVTWPVTPLDPFFNANTMDDIAEADRLAALDGG
- a CDS encoding formate dehydrogenase accessory sulfurtransferase FdhD, whose product is MTQPSSKASEATAPLIVPNPRDPRLTERVAGIDQTGAAIETNVPVERPLTLYLNAQEIVTMMTIGDYPEYLALGYLLNQNMLKYDDVVTEVEYDDDLEVVVVRTEHHTNFEAKLKKRTQTSGCAQGTAFGDLLEAVESVALPKAELRTSWLYEMTHTINTMPSLYLEAGAIHGCVLCQQGKPVCYTEDVGRHNAVDKIAGWMFRHHVDPADKILYTTGRLTSEMIIKTVRMGIPILVSRSGFTAWGVDLARQVGLTLVGRAKGKRFIALSGQERIVFDQNLDFVAEESMRSKRKGGDRDD
- the mobB gene encoding molybdopterin-guanine dinucleotide biosynthesis protein B — translated: MKVIGLAGWSGAGKTTLLARLIPHFIAQGLRVSTIKHAHHAFDVDVPGKDSWVHREAGASEVLVSSSQRFALMHELRGAAEPKLPELLTKLTPVDLVLVEGFKTDPHRKIEVHRAGNGKALLFPNDPAIVGVASDIDVITDLPVAHLDDIQAIANMMLALAMDIDAVLAMEA
- the glp gene encoding gephyrin-like molybdotransferase Glp, with the protein product MAQLSDDCFAFGGPLMSVDEAVAIIAARVAAIGDVERVDLMQADGRILAADLKAPLPLPPFTNSAVDGYAVRHSDLTGAAAQAFPLNGRVQAGASAQSLAAAAAMRIFTGAPMPEGADTVFMQEDVQLDAEGRVVLPPGLKPGANVRPAGEDIAQGTAALQAGQRLRPQDVALVAAFGLKEVDVIRRIRVAVFSTGNELLSPGDAPGAAQQFDSNRFMLQALLRRLGCDVSDLGIIRDDRAALASSLRDAAGAHDLILTSGGVSTGEEDHVKAAVESVGSLVLWRMAIKPGRPVAMGIISGTPFIGLPGNPVASFVTFAYVVRPTVFALAGAMQQKLTPMPLRAGFSYTKKIGRREYVRVHLRRGDDGALEAVKFPREGAGLLSSLVETDGLVELGEDVTSVKPGAMVGFLAYASLC
- a CDS encoding sulfurtransferase TusA family protein, whose product is MTTTTLDLSGLKCPLPALKTRKALKSLAPGDRLEVHCTDPLAVIDIPALIQQTGDRVDITERSESKIVFLIEKAGDVLSA
- a CDS encoding NADH-ubiquinone oxidoreductase-F iron-sulfur binding region domain-containing protein, which produces MSHDAITVRPFEHPGEGRRRAKSTPKGRQIDPQAAHEIEQLLGDRPRRRDLLIEHLHLIQDKYGQISAAHLAALADEMKLAFAEVFETATFYAHFDVVKEGEPDIAPLTIRVCDSLTCSLFGAERLMQELQNSTGPGVRVVRAPCTGRCNTAPTVEVGHHFVDHADLPKVLAAVAEGHTHTDMPAYVDYDAYAADGGYRLLQRVRSGELTRDDLLKALDDASLRGLGGAGFPTGRKWRAVLGEPGPRLMAINGDEGEPGTIKDRYYLETDPHRFIEGMLIGAHVVEAAEIYIYLRDEYPASREILAREIAKLPPGGPVLHLRRGAGAYICGEESALLESIEGKRGLPRHKPPYPFQVGLFGLPTLINNIETLWWVRDVVEKGAAWWNSHGRNERKGLRSYSVSGRVKNTGVKLAPAGITVRELIDEYCGGMADGHSFHAYLPGGASGGILPAAMDDIPLDFGTLEKYGCFIGSAAVIILSDKDDVKAAALNLMKFFEDESCGQCTPCRVGTQKAALLMQQPVWNRGLLDELSQAMRDASICGLGQAASNPLSTVIKYFPDEFMPKEAAE